A window of the Pseudoalteromonas sp. A25 genome harbors these coding sequences:
- a CDS encoding hotdog fold thioesterase gives MKDKIAIVGLGCVFPEADNPEQLWKVFEQGTDVTSEICEQELGVSPSLYKHPEKGTIDKIGYSKNGYVRKSDLELNGFRVAQQTLQQFDKVFQWTLHAAAAALKDAGSSDVEELLSRTGLVLGNINMPTHAAKQLVSGMYHEILTPHIQTLIGREDFAFSKYWQGHDWSFDNLLIGSHNAVVTAQALGLQGPTYTIDGACSSGIYSISLACKHLQAGEADIMLAGATCQADHIYINHGFNVLKAFPDRGEESLPFDKRSGGLKAGEGVGVLALKRYSDAKASGDKIYGVIDAIGLSNDAGAKHMLVPDSKGQQLALSRAYEQASRYPDYVECHATGTPVGDKVELNSIASFFGAERLPKIGANKQNFGHALTASSMISIFKVLLAMQHDKVPATQKVEDFVGSESGILTINSVVRSAIKWPAQGKGKVAGVNAFGFGGVNGHLVICSEDAIKTVTEEVPEKSPSSLAIVGLSACLPKVKELVELDALIEQSADNFSELPLKRWSGIEQCKSLLEKYNLNEIPTGAFLDNFIFDCQRYKIPPNVAGLHLLSHLSLMPLAEAAFLDAGFERDGQVRNIAVIVAGDDDVNSLRYQARTEMAWQLKDSLAKANIELTDEELKRLETITKDALFPEPTVEGVTGGIGNIVSSRISALLKLNGPAFTLQSHENSIAKAIDVARLLLDAGQVDAVIVGGGSFGGSAEGVMFAHQRSPINSAEPGKPLLESKGWKLGEGGGVVVLKPSDTVTDKDRVYATIEALSFVQSVDNGTTFVPDSASIAKAANMALTKAGVDVEQIGLLEVHASGIDAEDEAEKQGLLSVYGDVRKPVTVSNIKQHVGHLHGASYITSLIGTALNLYRRRLPAVPQLSQQQSISVQQQGLVLRHENHISDELCYAAISGMGLDRTYSHMVLKAADKYEEKGLTSLFANLSDEKPKGLFKTIWVAGENTIAETLVNDRTMAQFAPCRERFAPLESSVVEAPKNDVQSSVAAQTVSAPAIPVAHNDEQLTQPVPVVEAVHESAQESTQQGTQEGTQEVPQVHNVAGSTSLPSTAQHKVLSQLAQNAKTHSAFLQAMRASYAATATLLASDLDAQQPEDIVPTANSTSRAKSVLLDPRYGRLAPEVKNIPVSPRSNGAMFNEQQLHEITDGLIANVLGPDYAAADQYPVRTRMPSWPYMFVSRILSCSAERGQLKPCEVHWEYDISPDDWYVVKGQVPSFVSLESSHAMIVAFTLIGCDEMFQGQHSYRAVNSETTVYGEFPKPGEILRGVVRITSFKKMGNNVLIDYEYDCFAKAPNGTERHCFTLVAASGFFYREDLQKQSGKSMNNKGVFFTAKPQHNPIDVTKLSQQQSFDSTQIAALNSGLLSQCFGDGYADNSALALYGPCHRMLDRVSQFEPCGGAWQLGQMLGEVDISTDHWVFNAHFKNDPCVPGTFTVEGCQQLFSFYMYYLKLPQLPGVKLVTKSGHASSAKFRGEVKYQDETLFYRMTIKDISVTELSASQARLEITAVIEVLYEERVIGLCDDMYVCYEGDLQSILTMRAQTV, from the coding sequence ATGAAAGATAAAATAGCGATTGTCGGCTTAGGGTGTGTTTTCCCTGAAGCTGACAACCCAGAGCAACTCTGGAAAGTCTTTGAACAGGGAACGGACGTAACGAGTGAGATCTGTGAGCAAGAGCTCGGGGTATCTCCCTCTCTTTACAAGCACCCAGAAAAAGGCACGATTGATAAGATTGGTTATAGCAAAAATGGCTATGTAAGAAAGTCAGATCTTGAACTGAACGGGTTTCGCGTTGCTCAGCAAACTTTGCAGCAGTTTGACAAGGTGTTTCAATGGACTTTGCACGCAGCCGCCGCTGCACTAAAAGATGCAGGCAGCAGCGATGTTGAAGAGCTGTTGTCTCGCACCGGCTTGGTTCTTGGCAACATCAATATGCCAACCCATGCAGCGAAGCAATTGGTCAGTGGTATGTACCATGAGATTTTGACACCGCATATTCAAACGCTGATTGGTCGTGAAGACTTTGCGTTTAGTAAGTATTGGCAAGGTCATGACTGGTCTTTTGATAACTTATTGATTGGTAGCCACAATGCTGTTGTAACCGCACAAGCGTTGGGTCTGCAGGGCCCAACGTACACCATTGATGGTGCATGCTCTTCGGGGATTTATTCTATTAGCCTTGCTTGTAAACACTTACAAGCAGGTGAAGCGGATATCATGCTAGCTGGTGCGACGTGTCAAGCAGACCATATTTATATCAACCATGGTTTTAACGTACTCAAAGCGTTTCCTGATAGGGGGGAAGAATCTTTGCCCTTTGACAAACGCTCAGGTGGGTTGAAAGCGGGCGAAGGTGTGGGGGTGTTAGCGCTCAAACGTTACAGCGATGCCAAAGCCAGTGGTGACAAAATTTATGGTGTGATTGACGCCATCGGTCTGTCTAACGATGCCGGTGCGAAACACATGTTGGTGCCGGATAGTAAGGGCCAGCAATTAGCCTTGTCGCGCGCTTATGAGCAAGCGAGCCGTTATCCTGATTATGTTGAGTGTCATGCCACGGGAACCCCTGTTGGTGACAAAGTAGAGCTTAACTCTATCGCCAGCTTCTTCGGTGCCGAACGTTTACCAAAAATTGGTGCTAACAAGCAAAACTTTGGTCATGCACTTACTGCGTCTAGTATGATCAGCATCTTTAAGGTGCTGCTAGCTATGCAGCATGACAAAGTACCCGCTACCCAAAAAGTCGAAGATTTTGTGGGCAGCGAATCCGGCATATTAACCATTAATTCGGTTGTTCGCTCTGCCATCAAATGGCCTGCTCAAGGCAAAGGCAAAGTGGCGGGGGTTAACGCCTTTGGTTTTGGTGGTGTAAATGGTCACTTAGTGATCTGCTCTGAAGATGCCATTAAAACGGTGACTGAAGAAGTGCCAGAAAAATCACCAAGCAGTTTAGCGATAGTTGGCTTAAGCGCTTGTTTACCTAAGGTCAAAGAACTCGTTGAACTTGACGCCTTAATTGAGCAAAGCGCAGACAACTTCAGTGAGTTGCCTTTAAAGCGTTGGTCGGGTATTGAACAATGTAAATCGTTGTTAGAAAAGTACAATCTAAATGAAATTCCGACAGGCGCATTTTTAGATAACTTTATCTTTGACTGTCAGCGTTACAAAATCCCACCTAATGTGGCCGGCTTACACTTACTTTCTCACTTATCGCTTATGCCGCTTGCTGAAGCTGCATTTTTAGATGCGGGTTTTGAGCGTGATGGCCAAGTGCGCAACATAGCGGTGATAGTAGCCGGTGATGATGATGTGAATAGCTTACGTTATCAAGCTAGAACCGAAATGGCTTGGCAACTCAAAGACAGTCTTGCCAAAGCAAATATTGAACTGACAGATGAAGAGCTAAAACGTTTAGAGACAATTACAAAAGATGCCTTGTTCCCAGAGCCGACCGTAGAGGGGGTAACGGGAGGGATCGGTAATATCGTATCTAGCCGTATCTCAGCACTTTTAAAACTCAATGGCCCTGCGTTTACCTTGCAGTCTCATGAAAACTCAATTGCCAAAGCCATAGATGTAGCGCGATTGCTGCTTGATGCCGGACAGGTTGATGCGGTGATCGTCGGTGGAGGTAGCTTCGGTGGCAGCGCAGAAGGCGTTATGTTCGCTCATCAGCGCTCACCGATAAATAGCGCTGAACCAGGCAAGCCATTACTTGAAAGTAAAGGTTGGAAACTGGGTGAAGGTGGCGGAGTTGTGGTACTTAAACCAAGCGATACGGTAACTGATAAAGACCGTGTTTATGCCACGATAGAAGCTTTGAGTTTTGTGCAATCGGTTGACAATGGGACAACGTTTGTACCTGACTCAGCAAGCATTGCGAAAGCGGCTAATATGGCTCTGACAAAAGCAGGTGTTGATGTTGAGCAAATTGGGCTTTTAGAAGTTCATGCCAGTGGCATTGATGCTGAAGATGAAGCCGAAAAGCAAGGATTGTTATCGGTTTATGGCGATGTACGCAAGCCTGTTACGGTGTCTAACATCAAGCAACATGTTGGTCATTTGCACGGTGCATCTTATATCACTAGTTTGATTGGCACAGCGCTTAACTTGTACCGCAGGCGTTTGCCGGCAGTGCCGCAACTGTCGCAACAGCAGTCTATATCTGTGCAGCAACAGGGGTTAGTGCTTCGTCATGAAAATCACATTAGCGATGAGCTGTGTTATGCGGCTATCAGTGGTATGGGCTTAGACAGAACATATAGCCATATGGTTTTAAAAGCCGCTGATAAGTATGAAGAAAAAGGCTTAACGAGCTTATTTGCTAACTTATCAGATGAAAAGCCCAAAGGACTGTTTAAGACAATCTGGGTTGCTGGAGAAAACACCATTGCCGAAACACTGGTAAATGACAGAACGATGGCCCAGTTTGCGCCATGCCGTGAACGTTTTGCCCCGCTTGAGAGCAGTGTAGTTGAAGCGCCGAAAAACGATGTGCAAAGTAGTGTTGCAGCGCAAACGGTCAGTGCGCCAGCAATACCAGTTGCACATAATGATGAGCAATTAACTCAGCCTGTGCCAGTTGTGGAAGCTGTTCATGAGTCAGCTCAAGAAAGCACTCAACAGGGTACTCAAGAGGGTACTCAAGAGGTTCCTCAAGTGCATAATGTGGCGGGTTCTACTTCGTTACCTAGCACAGCACAGCACAAAGTGTTATCTCAGCTTGCCCAAAATGCCAAAACCCACAGTGCGTTTTTACAAGCAATGCGTGCAAGCTATGCGGCAACGGCGACATTATTGGCCTCAGACCTTGATGCGCAGCAGCCTGAAGACATCGTGCCTACAGCAAACAGTACCAGCCGTGCTAAATCGGTATTACTTGACCCGCGCTACGGGCGTTTAGCACCAGAAGTGAAAAACATTCCGGTATCGCCTCGTTCAAATGGTGCAATGTTCAACGAACAGCAATTACATGAGATCACAGATGGCTTAATTGCCAATGTTTTGGGGCCTGATTATGCCGCCGCAGATCAGTACCCTGTGCGTACGCGTATGCCGTCATGGCCGTACATGTTTGTCTCTCGTATTTTGTCGTGCAGCGCTGAGCGTGGTCAGTTAAAACCGTGTGAAGTACATTGGGAATACGACATCTCGCCAGATGACTGGTACGTGGTAAAAGGGCAGGTACCATCGTTTGTATCTTTAGAGTCGTCACATGCCATGATTGTGGCATTCACACTCATTGGTTGCGACGAAATGTTCCAAGGGCAGCATTCTTATCGCGCAGTGAACAGCGAAACTACCGTCTACGGCGAGTTCCCTAAACCGGGTGAAATACTCCGTGGTGTGGTTCGGATCACGTCATTTAAGAAGATGGGCAACAACGTATTGATTGATTATGAGTACGACTGTTTTGCCAAAGCGCCAAATGGTACAGAGCGTCATTGTTTTACGCTCGTTGCGGCATCAGGGTTCTTCTATCGTGAAGACTTGCAAAAGCAAAGTGGCAAGAGCATGAACAACAAAGGTGTGTTCTTTACAGCTAAGCCGCAACACAACCCAATTGATGTAACCAAACTAAGTCAGCAGCAAAGCTTTGATAGCACGCAAATTGCGGCGCTAAACTCGGGCCTATTATCGCAGTGTTTTGGTGATGGGTATGCTGATAACAGCGCGCTTGCACTGTACGGACCATGCCATCGGATGCTTGATAGAGTATCGCAGTTTGAGCCTTGTGGTGGTGCTTGGCAGTTAGGTCAAATGCTTGGTGAAGTTGATATTTCAACAGATCACTGGGTGTTTAATGCGCACTTTAAAAATGACCCCTGCGTGCCAGGTACCTTTACGGTTGAAGGGTGTCAGCAGCTGTTCTCTTTCTACATGTACTACTTAAAGTTACCGCAATTACCGGGGGTTAAGTTAGTCACTAAATCTGGGCATGCCTCATCGGCTAAGTTCCGTGGTGAAGTGAAGTACCAAGACGAAACTCTGTTCTACCGTATGACCATCAAAGATATCAGTGTAACTGAGCTGTCTGCCAGTCAAGCTCGCTTAGAGATCACTGCGGTTATTGAGGTGTTGTATGAAGAACGTGTGATTGGCTTATGTGACGACATGTATGTGTGTTACGAGGGCGACTTGCAGTCGATATTAACTATGAGAGCGCAAACGGTATGA